The Flavobacterium johnsoniae UW101 genomic interval TCGTTTTTAGCTGAAACTAATCTTTCTGCTACTTTACGACGTAACATAGATAATTTTGTACGCTCAGTTCCACGGCTTCCTCCAGTTGGAGTTCCCATAGACGGTACTGCATTTACAGCATCATCTTTAGTAATTCTGCCGCCTTTACCAGTTCCAGTTACTGCTGCCGGAGCAATATTTTTTTCGTCTAATATTTTTCTTGCTGCAGGAGATGGGGTTCCAGCTGCATAACTTGTGGCTGCCGGAGCTACTTTTGGAGCTTCAGCTTTTACTTCTGCCTTTGGAGCCTCAGCTTTAGGTGCCTCTGCTTTTGGAGCTTCAGCTGCTGGAGCTGCAGATCCGCTTCCTGCTGGTTTAGCAGCATCTGTATCAATTAAACAAACTACAGCGCCTACAGCAACTGTATCACCTTCTTCAGCTTTTAATGTAATTACACCGCTCATTTCAGCAGGTAATTCAAGAGTAGCTTTATCTGAATCAACTTCAGCAATAGCCTGATCTTTTTCTACATAATCTCCGTCTTTTACTAACCAAGTTGCAATTTCAACTTCTTTTATTGATTCCCCTGGTGATGGGACTTTCATTTCTAAAATCATCTTGTTTTTGTTTAAAGTTTAGTTAGTTTAAAGTTTCATGTTTCGCATAACTTGAAACTTTAAACTTGAAACAATTTTTTTAATTATCTGAATAAATTTTTATCGAATACCATTCTAATTGCATCTGCGTGACGACGTTTTGCACGTGTGTAACTTCCTGATGCAGGAGCAGAGTATGCTTTTAATGAAGCTAATCTCCATTTTACAAGGTCAAAGTTCATTAACATAAAGCTGTAGGCTCCCATGTTTTTAGGCTCTTCCTGTGCCCAAACATAATCATCTGCATTTGGATATTTTGCAATGATTTCTTTGATCTGCTCAACTGGGAAAGGGAATAATTGCTCGATACGAACAACTGCAACGTCTTTTCTTCCGTTGTTTTCTCTTTCTGCCACAATATCATAGTAGAATTTACCTGTACAGAAAACTAAAGTTTTAACATCTTTTTTGTTTACTGTAGTATCGTCGATAGTTTCCTGGAAACTTCCAGTTGCTAATTCTTCAACAGTTGATACACATCTTGGATCACGAAGTAAACTTTTTGGAGAGAAAACTACCAATGGTTTACGGAAGTTCGTTTTCATTTGTCTTCTCAATAAGTGGAAGAAGTTAGCCGGTGTTGTACAATCTGCAACATACATATTATGTCTTGCGCAAAGTTGTAAATAACGCTCCATTCTTGCAGAAGAGTGCTCAGCACCTTGTCCTTCATATCCGTGAGGTAATAATAAAACAATACCGTTTTGGTTGTTCCATTTGTCTTCTCCACATGAAATATACTGGTCAATCATGATTTGAGCTCCGTTAGAGAAATCTCCAAACTGTGCTTCCCAGATTGTTAAGGCTTTTGGGTTTGCTAATGCATATCCATAATCAAAACCTAGAACACCATATTCAGATAAAAGTGAATTGAATACGCCGAATTTTCCTTTTTTGTTTTCAATTGCATCTAATAGAATTACTTCTTCTTCTGAGTCTTCTACTTTAACAACAGCATGACGGTGAGAGAATGTACCACGCTCAACATCCTGACCAGAAATACGAACATCAAATCCTTCTGTTAAAAGAGATCCGTAAGCAAGTGCTTCTGCAGTTCCCCAATCAAGAGTATTGTTGTCGTATCCAACTTTTCTATCCGTAACAATTTTAGTTATCTTGTTAATGAATTTTTTGTCTTCTGGTAAAGTAGAGATGGTTTTGATGATAGAATCTAAACCTTCTTTAGCAAAAGTAGTATCAACTTTTTGAAGCATTTGTGTATCAGTTACCTGAACAAATCCTTCCCATTCGTTTTTCATGAATGGCGTAATGATAGTCAAATCTTTTTTACGAGAAGCTTCTAAATTTTCTTCTAATTGAGATTTGTATTGTTTTTCTAAACCGTTTACATAAGAAGCATCGATTACACCGTCAGATAATAATTTCTCTGCGTAGATGTCTCTTGGGTTTTTGTGTTTAGCAATGATTTTATATAAAACGGGCTGTGTAAAACGAGGCTCATCACCTTCGTTGTGACCGTATTTTCTATATCCTAATAAATCGATAAATACGTCACGTCCAAACTGCATTCTGTAGTCTAATGCAAAAGATACAGCGTGTACAACAGCTTCAGCATCATCAGCATTTACGTGTAATACCGGCGATAAAGTTACTTTAGCAACGTCTGTACAGTAAGTAGAAGAACGAGCGTCTAAGTAGTTAGTTGTAAAACCAACCTGGTTGTTGATTACAATATGGATTGTTCCTCCGGTTTTGTAACCGTCTAATTGAGCCATTTGAATGATTTCGTAAAGAATACCCTGACCTGCAATTGCAGCATCTCCGTGAACGGCGATTGGTAATACTTTAGAGAAATCGTCATTGTAATATTTATCTTGTTTTGCTCTTGTGATACCTTCAATTACAGCTCCAACTGTTTCTAAGTGAGAAGGGTTTGGTGCTAAATTGATGTTGATGCTTTTTCCAGATCTTGTTTTTTTGTCAGCCGTAAGACCTAAGTGGTATTTTACGTCACCGTCAAAATATTCCTGATCGTAATCTTTTCCATCAAACTCACCAAAGATATCCTGAGTAGATTTTCCGAAGATGTTTGCTAAAACGTTCAAACGACCACGGTGAGCCATTCCCATTACGAATTGTTCAACACCTTTTTCTGCAGCCTGCTCGATCAAAGCGTCAAGAGCCGGGATGATAGATTCCCCGCCTTCTAATGAGAAACGTTTTTGTCCAACATATTTAGTATGAAGGAAGTTTTCAAAAGAAACAGCTTCGTTTAATTTATTTAAGATTGTTTTCTTTTCTTCTGTAGAGAAATTAGGCTGATTAACATTTACAGCTAATTTATCCTGAATCCATTTTACAACACCAGGATTTCTGATATACATATATTCAATTCCAATATGCTGGCAGTAAATAGCTTTAAGACGATTTACGATAGCTTCTAAAGAAGAAGGTGTCATTCCAATTGTCTGTGCAGCATCAAAAACAGTTGAAAGGTCAGCTGTTGATAAACCAAAGTTTTCGAT includes:
- a CDS encoding 2-oxoglutarate dehydrogenase E1 component, which encodes MDRFSFLNAAHTEFFAQLYDQYLVNPDSVEPSWRSFFQGFDFGQTTYNDENPVQTIVEYVTSPNTDYSQVSDKLQKEFNVLKLIDGYRTRGHLFTKTNPVRDRRQSSPTLDIENFGLSTADLSTVFDAAQTIGMTPSSLEAIVNRLKAIYCQHIGIEYMYIRNPGVVKWIQDKLAVNVNQPNFSTEEKKTILNKLNEAVSFENFLHTKYVGQKRFSLEGGESIIPALDALIEQAAEKGVEQFVMGMAHRGRLNVLANIFGKSTQDIFGEFDGKDYDQEYFDGDVKYHLGLTADKKTRSGKSININLAPNPSHLETVGAVIEGITRAKQDKYYNDDFSKVLPIAVHGDAAIAGQGILYEIIQMAQLDGYKTGGTIHIVINNQVGFTTNYLDARSSTYCTDVAKVTLSPVLHVNADDAEAVVHAVSFALDYRMQFGRDVFIDLLGYRKYGHNEGDEPRFTQPVLYKIIAKHKNPRDIYAEKLLSDGVIDASYVNGLEKQYKSQLEENLEASRKKDLTIITPFMKNEWEGFVQVTDTQMLQKVDTTFAKEGLDSIIKTISTLPEDKKFINKITKIVTDRKVGYDNNTLDWGTAEALAYGSLLTEGFDVRISGQDVERGTFSHRHAVVKVEDSEEEVILLDAIENKKGKFGVFNSLLSEYGVLGFDYGYALANPKALTIWEAQFGDFSNGAQIMIDQYISCGEDKWNNQNGIVLLLPHGYEGQGAEHSSARMERYLQLCARHNMYVADCTTPANFFHLLRRQMKTNFRKPLVVFSPKSLLRDPRCVSTVEELATGSFQETIDDTTVNKKDVKTLVFCTGKFYYDIVAERENNGRKDVAVVRIEQLFPFPVEQIKEIIAKYPNADDYVWAQEEPKNMGAYSFMLMNFDLVKWRLASLKAYSAPASGSYTRAKRRHADAIRMVFDKNLFR